The candidate division KSB1 bacterium genome segment ACATCTCGACAATCCTGCCCATCTTGGCGGTGAGATTCAGCGTCTGCTCAAGCCGGGAGGCATGATTTACATCGAGACCCCCAACTGGACGACGATGTTCCTGCCATCATTCGGTTTCTATCGGGAGCAGGGTTATCCCTTCAACTTTTTCGACGATCACACACACAAACGGCCATGGAGCAAGCAGGGGCTTTTTGAGTACGTGAGACAGGACTGCAGCTTGGAAGTCGAAAAGGTTGCAACGCGCCGCAACTGGCCCAAACTTTTTTTTGATCCCCTGATTCTGCTCTGTGCTCTGGTGGGTGCCAAGCGGCCATTCGTCGTCTCCTGTTTCTGGAACCTGGTCGGCTGGTGTATTTATGCGATCGGTGTCAAGAAAAGCTGATATCAAATGGATTTGTTCTCTTCATCAGGGCGTGAGACAGACCCTCTGTCACGCGACACAAACAAATCGGCTCCCGCCACCTCAAATGGGCAGGAACGCGGCTTGCTGTCGCTGGCATTCATCAGTGCGGCAGGGCATTGGCATTATCATGAGAACTCTGACTGTCAACGGGTTCGCACCATGAAAATTTTGTTGGATGACGGCCTCTCAACTTCTGTTGCCCTGACGGGGATCGGCCATCAATGTTTGGGACTTTATCACCATCTTCGCAATTTCGCCGAGGTGACTCTGGCTGATTATCATGAGATTGGCTGGCTGCCACGACAAGTCCGGCGCGCGGCATACCTGTTTGTTTCCAACGTTTCCTGCCCGTTGTCATCTTATGATGTGGTGCATTACAACAATTTCTACACACCCAGGCTGCCTTCCCGGGGCGCCAAGGTTGTCACCATTCATGATTTGTGGATGTTCCACCGGCCGGACACTTTGCCCCGCCGCTACGTTCCCTATATTCAGAGGGCGGTGGCACACTCTCTGCAAAGGGCAGAACTGGTCATTGTCCCCTCTGTTGCGATTGAACAGGAGATTCTTCTTTTTTTTCCCTCAACGCCGCCGGATAAAATCATTGTGCTTTTCAACGGCCTGCGAGACATCTTCTGGAGACCGCCTGAAACAGCCGGAGAAGTTGTTGCAGATTTGCAAGACAAGTCTTACTTTCTTCACGTCGGAACCATCGAAGAGCGCAAGAACATCAGTTTTTTAGTGCAATGCTTTCAGCGGGCACGCCAGCGCGGCGATCTCAAACGTGATTCAAGGCTCGTGCTGGTGGGCAGGCTGGGACCGGGGCATGAGCAGATAATGCCGCTTATCAGGGCATGTGATTTTGTCCATCTGCTCGGCCATGTCAGCGATGAAGAACTCCTCTGGCTTTATCACCACGCCAAAGCCCTGGTTTTCCCCTCACTGTATGAAGGTTTTGGCATTCCATTGATTGAGGCGATGAGCTGCAAACTGCCCATTATTCGATCAGATATTACCGCAAGCATTGAGATTGACCGTCGGAACGGTTCCCGCATGTTCGGCTTTCCCCTTGATTCGAGCGACAAGTTGTGTGAAATGCTGTGTCTGCTCGAGCGGGAAGGAGAATACATAAGGGCCTCGTTGGACTATGGCGATCTCTCCATCTATCATTTCGATCAAGTGGCCCGCCAACATCTCGCAGCCTACCAGATGGCAATCGAAAGAAAGGCGCAGTTTGGCAGTTGCTCTCGGCCCACATGCCATCATCGCACGCAGGATAAAGGAAAATGAGAATCCTTCTCCTCACTCCGCGTGTCCCCTATCCCCCCTATCGCGGGGATAAGCTCAAAATCTTCAATCTCATCAAGCGTCTGGCTCGGAGCCACGAGATTTATCTCATCTGCTTTGCACAAACCCGCCGGGATTTGGGGAATTTGCAGCAGTTACGCCCATATTGCAAACAGATCAACCATGTCAAACTGCCGGTTTGGCTGTCGCTGCTCAAGTGTTTTGCCGGTTTGTTCCTGTCTGTGCCATTGCAGGTGCAATATTTCAAATCGCGGCGCATGCAAAATCTCATCGACCGGGCCTGCCGCGGGCAACATTTCGACATCATTCATACGCATTTGATTCGCATGGCGCAGTATACCGCCGGCAAGAGCGGTTCGGTCAGGGTTCTGGATTTGACCGATGCCGTGTCGCTTTATCTTGAGCGGTTCATGGCACGTGCAAAAAATCCCCTCCTGAAGCTGCTGCTCAAAATCGAGTTGCAGCGCATGATGCGCTACGAACGCCTGCTGGAGCAATTCCATGCCTGCTTTGTCTGTTCCGCACCGGATCGCGAGCAGTTGCGCAAAACTGCACCGGAAGCCGCCATCGAACTCATTCCCAACGGTGTCGATTTGAGTTATTTCTCGACCAATGGCAGCCTGCCTGATTACGATCCCGACCGCATCATTTTCACCGGCAATCTGAGTTATTATCCCAACATCGACGGCATTCTCCATTTCACCAACGACATTTTTCCGCTGATCAAGCGGGAAAGACCGTCCGCCAAATTGTATGTTGTGGGGCAGTCGCCGCCGGCGAAAGTGAGGGCGCTGGCCTCGCCCGATGTGATCGTGACCGGTTTTGTCGAGGACATCAAGCAATACTATTTGAGCAGTGCGGTGGCCGTATCGCCGATTCGATTTGGGGCCGGGACTTTGAACAAAATCATCGAGCCCATGGCGCTGGGGGTGCCGGTAGTGGCAACGTCCGTTGGAGTGGAGGGGCTGGAGGTGATCCCCGGTGAGGATATTCTCGTGGCGGATCAGCCGCAGGCATTCGCGCGGAATGTCGTGGCCGTGCTGCAAGATTCGGCACTGCGTGAGAAGCTGCGCCAGGGTGGCATGGCGGTAATTCGAAAACGATATGATTGGGATGCGATTGTCACGCGCCTGGAAGGAATTTATCAAGAGCTGGTGCTGCAGCAATCACGCCAGGAAAAAGCGAAGACCTTTTCCGCCATCGATTAACTCAGGTGTAAACTTTTCGTCCCCGTCTTGTCGCCTCCCGCCGCGGAATCGTCTGAGCAATCTCAACTTTATCGGGCGGCTCGACGGCGCATAGTCAATACTTCACCCTCCGAAATCCGCACATAAATTCCTCTTGTCGACCATTTCCAGCCGCTGGCTGGCGGGTGAGATGACTTCAACAGCGACATCTGCCGGCCTGAGCCATTCCGTGCCGCCCAAAAGAAGCAGGCGCACCTTGTGTGTGAACATCAAATCCGGCCGGGGCACATTTTCGTCGTCGAGCTTCATGGCGAGGCATTAGTCGTATCCACCCGGTGAGCCCATCTTGAAGCTTGCC includes the following:
- a CDS encoding class I SAM-dependent methyltransferase, translating into MLKRLQNVLLHFDPRRQFFRRLRGSQNILDLGCGDGKNCLELREMNPSLQFYGIDLREPEGIPPFIHYHRLDLNTASLPYNNQFFDAILLVHVIEHLDNPAHLGGEIQRLLKPGGMIYIETPNWTTMFLPSFGFYREQGYPFNFFDDHTHKRPWSKQGLFEYVRQDCSLEVEKVATRRNWPKLFFDPLILLCALVGAKRPFVVSCFWNLVGWCIYAIGVKKS
- a CDS encoding glycosyltransferase family 4 protein; translation: MDLFSSSGRETDPLSRDTNKSAPATSNGQERGLLSLAFISAAGHWHYHENSDCQRVRTMKILLDDGLSTSVALTGIGHQCLGLYHHLRNFAEVTLADYHEIGWLPRQVRRAAYLFVSNVSCPLSSYDVVHYNNFYTPRLPSRGAKVVTIHDLWMFHRPDTLPRRYVPYIQRAVAHSLQRAELVIVPSVAIEQEILLFFPSTPPDKIIVLFNGLRDIFWRPPETAGEVVADLQDKSYFLHVGTIEERKNISFLVQCFQRARQRGDLKRDSRLVLVGRLGPGHEQIMPLIRACDFVHLLGHVSDEELLWLYHHAKALVFPSLYEGFGIPLIEAMSCKLPIIRSDITASIEIDRRNGSRMFGFPLDSSDKLCEMLCLLEREGEYIRASLDYGDLSIYHFDQVARQHLAAYQMAIERKAQFGSCSRPTCHHRTQDKGK
- a CDS encoding glycosyltransferase family 4 protein, whose product is MRILLLTPRVPYPPYRGDKLKIFNLIKRLARSHEIYLICFAQTRRDLGNLQQLRPYCKQINHVKLPVWLSLLKCFAGLFLSVPLQVQYFKSRRMQNLIDRACRGQHFDIIHTHLIRMAQYTAGKSGSVRVLDLTDAVSLYLERFMARAKNPLLKLLLKIELQRMMRYERLLEQFHACFVCSAPDREQLRKTAPEAAIELIPNGVDLSYFSTNGSLPDYDPDRIIFTGNLSYYPNIDGILHFTNDIFPLIKRERPSAKLYVVGQSPPAKVRALASPDVIVTGFVEDIKQYYLSSAVAVSPIRFGAGTLNKIIEPMALGVPVVATSVGVEGLEVIPGEDILVADQPQAFARNVVAVLQDSALREKLRQGGMAVIRKRYDWDAIVTRLEGIYQELVLQQSRQEKAKTFSAID
- a CDS encoding Uma2 family endonuclease, translated to MKLDDENVPRPDLMFTHKVRLLLLGGTEWLRPADVAVEVISPASQRLEMVDKRNLCADFGG